From Leptotrichia wadei, one genomic window encodes:
- a CDS encoding tyrosine-type recombinase/integrase: MNKNWGIYKEYLNSCIVRNESVKNTTYRTYKNSMKQFIKYLQQYENNYYLLNRKNAKNMIGILERYIRHCREVKGNNARTINNKITAISSFYIWAVKRDLVEVHPFRDKLDRLKVTDVEKRRKSYYLNSKEIVEIQVKMKLSEKYDLQDQIIFNLIIDTACRISALQSIKLENIDLENGIISGIVEKEQKIVEFVIFEETIELIKEWLKCRKNSAEYLFITKYRGIFKQMSKSTIRDRVRKIGKLVGIDNLYPHSLRKTSINLLAEVGGIDLASEFANHSGVDVTKKYYIRKTTAAEKKTKLLEMRKKIGF; the protein is encoded by the coding sequence ATGAACAAAAATTGGGGAATTTACAAGGAATACCTGAACAGTTGCATAGTGAGAAATGAAAGTGTAAAAAACACAACGTACAGGACTTATAAAAACAGTATGAAGCAATTTATTAAATATTTGCAACAATATGAAAATAATTATTATCTCTTGAATAGAAAAAATGCAAAAAATATGATTGGGATTTTAGAACGATACATAAGACATTGCAGAGAAGTAAAAGGGAACAATGCAAGGACTATCAACAACAAAATAACGGCAATAAGTAGCTTTTATATATGGGCTGTTAAAAGAGATTTAGTGGAGGTGCATCCGTTCCGGGATAAACTAGATAGATTAAAAGTTACAGATGTGGAAAAGAGGAGGAAAAGCTATTATTTAAACAGTAAAGAAATAGTGGAAATACAAGTGAAAATGAAGTTATCTGAAAAATATGATTTGCAAGATCAGATAATATTCAATCTTATTATTGACACAGCATGCAGAATAAGTGCATTACAGTCAATAAAGTTAGAAAATATTGACTTGGAAAACGGGATAATAAGCGGAATTGTGGAAAAAGAACAGAAAATAGTTGAATTTGTAATATTTGAGGAAACAATAGAGCTTATAAAGGAGTGGTTAAAATGCAGAAAAAACAGTGCTGAATATTTATTTATTACTAAATATAGAGGAATATTTAAACAAATGAGTAAAAGCACTATAAGAGACAGAGTAAGAAAAATTGGAAAGCTTGTTGGGATAGATAATTTGTATCCTCATAGTTTACGAAAAACAAGTATTAATCTACTAGCAGAAGTCGGAGGGATTGATTTAGCGAGTGAATTTGCAAATCATTCAGGAGTAGATGTTACAAAAAAATATTATATAAGAAAAACTACTGCAGCAGAAAAAAAGACGAAATTACTTGAAATGAGAAAAAAAATTGGATTTTAA
- a CDS encoding glycoside hydrolase family 108 protein, protein MDRFEKIFSFTLAVEGGYTNDKNDKGGETTWGVTKDEAKRNGYRGSMKDLTKEFAKKILEKDYYLKNRLNEIKNDKVALSICDWSFNSGKWATKKAQVTLNRYFGYNLVVDGIFGSKTIKALNEVEEQGKSAEFLRDYHSIQRKFYHSIVEYNSTQKVFLTGWLNRVDRKEKYLKEMV, encoded by the coding sequence ATGGATAGATTTGAAAAGATTTTCAGCTTCACGTTAGCTGTCGAGGGTGGCTATACCAACGACAAGAATGATAAGGGTGGCGAAACAACATGGGGAGTTACTAAAGATGAAGCAAAAAGAAATGGTTATCGTGGTTCTATGAAAGATTTGACGAAAGAGTTTGCAAAGAAAATATTGGAAAAAGACTATTACCTGAAAAATCGTTTGAATGAAATAAAAAACGATAAGGTCGCATTGTCAATATGTGACTGGAGTTTTAACTCAGGAAAATGGGCAACTAAAAAGGCACAGGTAACGTTAAACAGATATTTTGGCTATAATCTAGTTGTGGATGGTATTTTTGGAAGCAAGACTATAAAAGCCTTGAATGAAGTGGAAGAACAAGGAAAATCAGCAGAATTTCTGAGAGATTACCATAGCATACAGAGAAAATTTTATCATTCTATAGTTGAATATAATTCAACTCAGAAAGTTTTTTTGACTGGATGGTTGAATCGTGTTGATAGAAAAGAAAAATACTTGAAGGAGATGGTGTAA
- a CDS encoding N-acetylmuramoyl-L-alanine amidase yields the protein MKKICVIIGHGGNDCGAINPHTKETELAYNTELADMLMGALKNEYEIVKYNRGYNKVENIGIVNGYKSDLILSLHCNSFNGIASGTEALYWYSSEKSKKLAEILSKNISETFGIHNRGAKPRVTNEIKKRNPIKFKDMETRGSYLLYRTNAPCNIIEPFFIDNDSDLKLGKEKKREYVEAIKKSIKEYFEGVM from the coding sequence ATGAAAAAAATTTGTGTAATAATTGGGCATGGCGGAAACGATTGCGGAGCAATTAACCCTCATACAAAAGAGACTGAGCTTGCTTACAATACCGAACTTGCTGATATGCTTATGGGGGCATTAAAAAATGAGTATGAAATCGTAAAATATAACAGGGGATATAACAAAGTTGAAAATATTGGGATAGTCAATGGTTATAAATCAGACTTGATTTTATCGCTGCACTGTAATTCATTTAATGGAATTGCTTCAGGAACAGAGGCACTTTACTGGTATTCAAGCGAAAAATCTAAAAAATTGGCAGAGATATTAAGTAAAAATATTTCTGAGACTTTTGGAATCCACAACAGAGGAGCGAAACCAAGAGTTACAAATGAAATTAAGAAACGGAATCCTATTAAATTCAAAGATATGGAAACAAGGGGAAGTTACTTGCTTTATAGGACAAATGCCCCTTGTAACATTATTGAACCGTTTTTCATCGATAACGATAGCGATTTGAAGCTCGGAAAAGAGAAAAAACGGGAATATGTGGAAGCGATAAAAAAATCTATAAAAGAATATTTTGAAGGAGTGATGTAA
- the guaA gene encoding glutamine-hydrolyzing GMP synthase, with protein MKEKIIIIDFGSQYSQLIARRIREMEVYCEIVPLIDIEKIKSGKEKVKGIIFSGGPASVYEKDAPTVNPEVFNLNLPILGICYGMQLITHLNGGKVEKADSREFGKAVLEVGNNDNPLFTGVKKSSNIWMSHNDHITELPKDFEVIAKTDSSIAAITNNNGIYALQFHPEVVHSECGTQILKNFVFNICKCEKNWKISSFIAEKTKFIKETVGDEHVLLALSGGVDSSVAAVLINNAIGHQLTCMFVDTGLLRKDEGKKVLEYYKEHFDLNIVFVDAKDRFLNKLKGVDEPEAKRKIIGNEFIEVFNEEIRKLKGQEGAKFLAQGTIYPDVIESQSIKGPSHTIKSHHNVGGLPEDLQFELLEPLKELFKDEVRKVGHELGLPDTIIKRHPFPGPGLGIRVIGEVTPDKVKILQEADDIFITELMEKGLYDKVDQAFVTLLPVKTVGVMGDQRTYEFVAAIRSVNTIDFMTATWSKLPYEFLEEVSNKIINKVNGINRIVYDISSKPPGTIEWE; from the coding sequence GTGAAGGAAAAAATTATTATTATCGATTTTGGTTCGCAATATAGCCAGCTAATTGCCAGAAGAATTAGGGAAATGGAAGTTTATTGCGAAATTGTGCCTTTAATTGATATTGAGAAAATAAAAAGCGGGAAAGAAAAGGTAAAAGGGATTATATTTTCTGGAGGGCCTGCTTCAGTTTATGAAAAAGATGCTCCAACTGTAAATCCTGAAGTATTTAACCTAAATCTTCCTATTCTGGGAATCTGTTACGGAATGCAGCTAATTACGCATTTAAATGGCGGAAAAGTTGAAAAAGCTGATTCGAGGGAATTTGGAAAAGCTGTCTTGGAAGTAGGAAATAATGATAATCCATTATTTACAGGAGTTAAAAAATCTTCTAACATCTGGATGAGCCACAATGACCACATCACAGAATTGCCAAAAGATTTTGAAGTAATTGCAAAAACTGATTCATCAATTGCTGCAATTACAAATAACAATGGAATTTACGCATTGCAATTCCATCCAGAAGTAGTTCATTCTGAATGTGGAACTCAAATTTTGAAAAATTTTGTATTTAACATTTGTAAATGTGAAAAAAATTGGAAAATTTCAAGTTTTATTGCTGAAAAGACAAAATTTATAAAGGAAACTGTTGGAGATGAGCACGTGCTTCTTGCACTTTCTGGAGGAGTAGATTCATCAGTTGCCGCAGTTCTTATTAACAATGCAATTGGACATCAGCTTACTTGCATGTTTGTAGATACTGGACTTTTGAGAAAAGATGAAGGAAAAAAAGTATTAGAATACTACAAGGAACATTTTGACTTGAATATTGTATTTGTTGATGCAAAAGACAGATTTCTAAACAAATTAAAAGGTGTAGATGAACCTGAAGCTAAAAGAAAAATCATTGGAAATGAATTTATTGAAGTGTTTAACGAAGAAATCAGAAAACTTAAAGGTCAAGAAGGTGCAAAATTTTTGGCACAGGGAACAATTTATCCAGATGTTATTGAATCTCAGTCTATAAAAGGACCTTCCCACACAATAAAATCTCACCACAATGTTGGAGGATTGCCAGAAGACTTGCAATTTGAGTTATTGGAACCTTTGAAGGAATTATTTAAGGATGAAGTTAGAAAAGTAGGACACGAACTTGGACTTCCTGACACAATTATAAAAAGACATCCATTCCCAGGTCCAGGACTTGGAATCCGTGTAATTGGAGAAGTAACGCCTGACAAAGTAAAAATTCTTCAGGAAGCTGATGACATTTTCATTACTGAATTGATGGAAAAAGGGCTTTATGATAAAGTAGATCAAGCATTTGTAACATTGTTACCTGTAAAAACTGTCGGGGTAATGGGAGATCAAAGAACTTATGAATTTGTAGCCGCTATTCGTTCAGTAAATACAATTGACTTTATGACAGCCACTTGGTCAAAATTGCCTTATGAATTTTTGGAAGAAGTGTCAAACAAGATTATAAACAAAGTAAATGGAATCAATAGAATTGTGTATGATATTTCTTCTAAGCCACCTGGAACAATTGAATGGGAATAA
- the nrdG gene encoding anaerobic ribonucleoside-triphosphate reductase activating protein: MNKLKTEKEKILEKKFSKTPKNDFTLKILTTYKETIVDGVGLRYSLYFSGCSHACPGCHNEYSWNPNHGNTLTYEILEKIAKEINENTLLDGITITGGDPLFNPIDMLKVLKFLKENTGKNIWLYTGYTIEQIRCDELRKKCLEYVDVLVDGRFVKELYDPKIKFRGSSNQRIIKKEDFFIK, encoded by the coding sequence GTGAATAAACTAAAGACAGAAAAAGAAAAAATTTTAGAAAAAAAATTTTCAAAAACTCCAAAAAATGATTTTACATTGAAAATCTTAACAACTTACAAGGAAACAATCGTTGACGGTGTTGGTCTTCGTTATTCACTTTACTTTTCTGGCTGTTCTCATGCCTGCCCAGGATGCCATAACGAGTATTCATGGAATCCAAATCATGGAAATACTTTAACTTATGAAATTTTAGAAAAAATTGCCAAGGAAATAAATGAAAATACTCTTCTTGATGGAATTACAATAACTGGTGGCGATCCTCTCTTTAATCCAATAGATATGTTAAAAGTTCTGAAATTTTTGAAGGAAAATACAGGAAAGAATATATGGCTTTATACAGGTTATACGATTGAACAGATTCGCTGTGATGAATTGCGGAAAAAATGCCTTGAATATGTGGATGTGCTAGTTGATGGACGGTTTGTAAAGGAACTTTATGACCCAAAAATAAAATTTAGGGGAAGCAGTAATCAGAGAATTATAAAAAAGGAAGATTTTTTTATTAAATAG
- a CDS encoding anaerobic ribonucleoside triphosphate reductase, giving the protein MVCRKVEKYESKNKGGIKMQPQLTENLKNIIAGIVNVESNDTCNENANMSSMTPAGQMMKFASEVSKIYALENLVSPRFKEAHEKGLIHIHDLDFYSSKTTTCLQYDLADMFENGFYTKHGYIREAQSISTYATLATIIFQTNQNEQHGGQAIPAFDFYMAKGVLKSFRRHLKRRILSFVEIKNGVEIIQEYEKNAKEFLKKNVSSIKCNENEIKLLEEYFKINRDDLIKLLVEAYDDTQNETYQAMEGFLHNLNTMHSRGGNQVVFSSINYGTDTSEEGRMVIRELLKATSSGLGKNETPIFPIQIFKVKEGLNYSENDYDLARSDFDGILETVKKQKISYDDNLQNKKSLFETPNFDLLLLSCETSSRRLFPNFVFLDSEFNKHEKWRMDDPERYKYEIATMGCRTRVFENVNGEKTSLGRGNLSFTSINFPRIAILTRKNVEKEIAEMEKDGKFANEEEKNNKKIELLTGKFQRRVLEATYLVGDQLYERYNFQKTALAKQFPFMRSNNLWKGLGGKDGNDEVGDTINTGSLSIGFVGGANAMYALFDAEHGTSEVAYKVLYDTIEKMGAVADEFRDKYHLNYSILATPAESLAGRFLRIDRDEFGVIKNVTDRDYYVNSFHIDVKKEISLFDKIRKEAPFHKLTRGGHITYVELDGEARKNIGVMLKIVKVMKDSGIGYGSINHPVDRCRDCGTEAIIYDKCPICGSHNISRIRRITGYLTGDLDSWNSAKQAEEHDRVKHGIK; this is encoded by the coding sequence ATGGTTTGCAGAAAAGTGGAAAAGTATGAAAGTAAAAATAAGGGAGGAATAAAAATGCAACCACAATTAACAGAAAATTTAAAAAATATAATAGCAGGAATAGTGAATGTCGAAAGCAACGATACGTGCAATGAAAATGCCAATATGTCTTCAATGACACCAGCAGGGCAAATGATGAAGTTTGCAAGTGAAGTATCAAAAATTTATGCTTTGGAAAATTTAGTTTCACCAAGATTTAAGGAAGCTCACGAAAAAGGGCTTATTCATATTCACGATTTGGATTTTTATTCCAGCAAAACTACAACTTGTCTGCAATATGACTTGGCAGACATGTTTGAGAATGGTTTTTATACTAAGCACGGATATATTCGGGAAGCACAGAGTATTTCCACTTATGCGACACTTGCTACCATTATTTTTCAGACAAACCAGAATGAACAGCATGGCGGACAGGCAATACCAGCATTTGACTTCTATATGGCAAAAGGTGTGTTAAAATCGTTTAGACGTCATTTGAAAAGAAGAATTTTGAGCTTTGTAGAAATAAAAAATGGAGTGGAAATTATACAAGAATATGAAAAAAATGCAAAAGAATTTTTGAAAAAAAATGTTTCTTCAATTAAATGCAATGAAAATGAAATCAAATTACTGGAAGAATACTTTAAAATAAATAGAGATGATTTAATTAAATTGCTAGTTGAGGCTTATGATGATACTCAAAATGAAACTTATCAGGCAATGGAAGGATTTTTACATAATTTGAACACAATGCACTCTCGTGGTGGAAATCAAGTTGTCTTTTCTTCAATAAATTATGGAACTGACACTTCAGAAGAAGGTAGAATGGTTATCCGTGAATTATTAAAGGCGACATCAAGCGGACTCGGTAAAAATGAAACTCCAATTTTTCCAATACAAATTTTTAAGGTAAAGGAAGGGCTTAATTATTCTGAAAATGACTACGATTTAGCTAGAAGCGACTTTGATGGAATTTTAGAAACTGTAAAAAAACAAAAAATTTCTTATGATGATAATTTACAAAATAAAAAATCACTTTTTGAAACACCAAATTTCGATTTGCTATTATTATCTTGTGAAACTTCAAGCAGAAGATTATTTCCAAACTTTGTATTTTTAGATTCAGAATTTAACAAACACGAAAAATGGAGAATGGATGATCCTGAAAGATATAAATATGAAATTGCAACAATGGGCTGCCGAACACGTGTATTTGAAAATGTAAATGGTGAAAAAACTAGCCTTGGACGTGGGAACTTGTCTTTTACAAGTATTAATTTCCCCAGAATTGCGATTTTGACTAGAAAAAATGTAGAAAAAGAGATTGCAGAAATGGAAAAAGATGGAAAATTTGCGAATGAAGAAGAAAAAAATAATAAAAAAATTGAACTTTTGACAGGAAAATTTCAAAGAAGAGTGCTGGAAGCAACATATTTAGTTGGAGATCAGCTTTATGAGCGTTATAATTTTCAAAAAACAGCTTTGGCAAAACAATTCCCATTTATGAGAAGCAATAATTTATGGAAAGGGCTTGGGGGAAAAGATGGAAATGATGAAGTTGGAGATACAATAAATACAGGTTCTCTTTCAATTGGTTTTGTTGGAGGGGCAAATGCGATGTATGCTTTATTTGATGCAGAACACGGAACAAGTGAAGTTGCTTATAAGGTGCTTTATGATACGATTGAAAAAATGGGTGCAGTTGCAGATGAATTTAGAGATAAGTATCATTTGAATTATTCAATTTTGGCAACTCCGGCAGAAAGTTTGGCAGGAAGATTTTTACGTATTGACAGGGATGAATTTGGTGTAATCAAGAATGTGACAGATAGAGATTATTATGTAAATTCATTTCACATTGATGTAAAAAAGGAAATTAGCCTTTTTGATAAAATTAGAAAGGAAGCTCCATTTCATAAATTGACAAGAGGTGGACATATTACCTATGTGGAATTAGATGGGGAAGCACGAAAAAATATAGGTGTCATGTTAAAAATCGTAAAGGTTATGAAGGATTCTGGAATTGGTTACGGTTCAATAAACCATCCAGTTGACAGATGCAGAGATTGTGGAACAGAAGCAATAATTTATGATAAATGCCCAATTTGCGGAAGTCATAATATTTCTAGAATTAGAAGAATAACAGGCTATCTGACAGGAGATTTAGACAGCTGGAACAGCGCTAAGCAAGCTGAAGAACATGACAGGGTAAAACATGGTATAAAATAA
- a CDS encoding metal ABC transporter permease: MNFSLEIQLIAIMVASACSILGTFLVLKSMAMVSDAITHTILLGIVVAFFAVHDLNSPLLIVGAGIVGVLTVYLVELLNSTRLVKEDSAIGVVFPLLFSIAVILISRYAGNVHLDVDSVLLGELAFAPFNRIQIFGFSIAKGLVATFIVFLINLSFVVIFFKELKISVFDKALAITLGMKPILIHYMLMSLVSMTAVSSFEAVGSILVVAFMIGPPITAYLLTDKLKVMIGLSLVLGAVASIIGFHFARFFDISIAGSIAVIIGVIFLLTLIFSPKKGLIFTINRKRSQKMIFSVRILLIHLSNHANTKHEKDECGTETIDNHLRWNKSFLDKVIEKAKKEKYIYVDNDVFKVSEKGEKYLLNI; the protein is encoded by the coding sequence ATGAATTTTTCATTGGAAATACAATTAATTGCGATAATGGTGGCAAGTGCCTGCTCGATTTTAGGAACATTTCTGGTTTTAAAAAGTATGGCAATGGTTTCGGATGCGATTACGCACACTATCTTACTTGGAATTGTAGTTGCATTTTTTGCAGTTCATGACTTAAATTCTCCCTTGTTAATCGTTGGTGCGGGAATAGTTGGAGTTTTAACCGTTTACCTTGTGGAACTTCTTAATTCAACAAGACTTGTCAAGGAAGATTCTGCAATTGGAGTGGTTTTTCCGCTGTTATTCAGTATTGCGGTAATTTTAATTTCAAGATATGCTGGAAATGTACATTTGGATGTTGATTCAGTATTACTGGGAGAACTGGCATTTGCACCATTTAATCGGATACAGATATTTGGATTTAGCATTGCTAAAGGATTAGTTGCAACTTTTATCGTATTTTTAATAAATTTATCTTTTGTTGTTATTTTTTTCAAGGAATTAAAAATTTCGGTATTTGACAAGGCTCTTGCAATAACGCTTGGAATGAAGCCGATATTAATTCACTATATGCTGATGTCGCTTGTATCAATGACAGCAGTATCCTCATTTGAGGCAGTAGGTTCAATACTGGTGGTTGCATTTATGATTGGGCCTCCAATTACAGCGTATTTATTAACAGATAAGCTAAAAGTAATGATAGGATTAAGCCTCGTTCTGGGAGCTGTAGCAAGTATCATTGGATTTCATTTTGCAAGATTTTTTGATATTTCAATAGCGGGAAGTATCGCAGTAATAATAGGAGTAATTTTTCTTTTAACATTAATTTTTTCTCCTAAAAAAGGTCTAATTTTTACAATTAATCGTAAAAGAAGCCAAAAAATGATTTTTTCAGTTAGAATTCTTTTAATCCATTTGTCTAACCATGCTAATACTAAACATGAAAAAGATGAATGTGGAACTGAAACGATTGATAACCATCTTCGTTGGAATAAAAGCTTTTTAGATAAAGTTATTGAAAAGGCAAAAAAGGAAAAATATATTTATGTGGATAATGATGTTTTCAAGGTTTCTGAAAAAGGAGAAAAATATTTACTAAATATCTAA
- a CDS encoding metal ABC transporter permease, with product MNILNLLITDHTFRTVALGCLLLGMVSGILGCFAVLRKQSLLGDAVSHASLPGVCLAFLFTNVKNTEVLLLGALITGIVCIGLIQLIQNYTKIKFDSALALILSVFFGLGLVLLSYLNKLPGANKSGLNKFIFGQASTFIKRDVNIIFITGIILLIIIILFWKEFKIVSFDSDFAKTLGFPSKKIEILISILIVTTVIIGIQAAGVILISAMLISPAVAARQWTDKLSIMVILAAFFGGISGLLGTLISISESNLPTGPVIVIIISIIVIISILFSNKRGIVFKIIRNQKRKKEFKKKLENKKSELNSLKMNNLERGK from the coding sequence ATGAATATATTAAATCTTCTTATAACAGATCATACATTCAGAACAGTTGCACTTGGTTGTCTATTGCTTGGAATGGTTTCAGGAATACTTGGATGTTTTGCCGTTTTACGAAAGCAAAGTTTATTGGGAGATGCAGTTTCTCATGCTTCACTTCCCGGAGTTTGCTTAGCTTTTTTATTTACAAACGTGAAAAATACAGAAGTTTTGCTGCTTGGTGCCTTAATAACAGGAATTGTATGTATTGGTTTAATCCAATTAATTCAAAATTATACAAAAATAAAATTTGATAGTGCTTTAGCATTGATTTTATCAGTATTTTTTGGGTTAGGGTTAGTTTTACTTTCTTATTTGAATAAATTGCCGGGTGCAAATAAATCGGGATTAAATAAATTTATTTTTGGGCAAGCATCGACATTTATTAAAAGAGATGTAAATATTATCTTCATTACAGGGATTATTCTTTTAATTATAATTATTCTTTTCTGGAAGGAATTTAAAATTGTTTCGTTTGACTCTGATTTTGCTAAAACATTGGGATTTCCAAGCAAGAAAATCGAAATATTAATTTCCATATTGATTGTAACAACCGTAATAATTGGTATTCAAGCGGCAGGAGTAATTTTAATAAGTGCGATGCTTATTTCTCCAGCAGTTGCAGCACGGCAATGGACAGACAAACTTTCGATTATGGTAATTTTGGCGGCATTTTTTGGAGGAATATCAGGTCTGCTTGGAACTTTGATTAGTATAAGTGAAAGTAATTTGCCTACCGGGCCTGTTATTGTCATAATTATAAGTATAATTGTAATTATTAGTATTCTTTTTTCAAATAAAAGAGGGATTGTATTTAAAATTATAAGAAATCAGAAAAGAAAAAAAGAATTTAAGAAAAAACTTGAAAATAAAAAATCTGAATTAAATAGTTTAAAAATGAATAATTTGGAAAGGGGGAAATAA
- a CDS encoding metal ABC transporter ATP-binding protein encodes MNQNVSDDIIIRVEDLTVAYEDKPVLWDVELDIKKGVLMAIVGPNGAGKSTLIKAMLDLLKPVTGEVRFYNEKYSKVRDKIAYVPQRGSVDWDFPTTVFDVVEMGRYGKVGWLKKVRKIDKEKTKEAIHKVEMDEFSDRQISQLSGGQQQRVFLARALVQDAEIYFMDEPFQGVDSKTEKSIVNILKKLRDEKKTVIVVHHDLQTVKDYFDYVTFINVSVIASGPVEEIFTPENIEKTYKSKKATQNNENLSEIEKER; translated from the coding sequence ATGAATCAAAATGTTTCTGATGATATTATTATAAGGGTTGAGGATTTAACGGTAGCTTATGAAGATAAGCCTGTTTTGTGGGATGTTGAGCTTGACATTAAAAAGGGAGTCCTTATGGCTATAGTGGGACCAAATGGGGCTGGGAAATCTACTTTAATTAAAGCAATGCTTGATTTACTAAAGCCTGTTACTGGAGAAGTAAGATTTTATAATGAAAAATATAGCAAAGTGCGGGATAAGATAGCTTATGTACCACAAAGAGGAAGTGTTGACTGGGATTTTCCCACTACTGTATTTGATGTTGTGGAAATGGGGCGTTATGGAAAAGTCGGGTGGTTAAAGAAAGTTAGAAAAATTGATAAAGAAAAAACGAAAGAAGCGATTCACAAAGTTGAAATGGATGAATTTTCAGATAGGCAAATAAGCCAGTTGTCTGGTGGTCAGCAGCAAAGAGTGTTTTTGGCACGGGCATTAGTGCAGGATGCTGAAATATATTTTATGGATGAGCCGTTTCAAGGTGTCGACAGTAAAACGGAAAAATCTATTGTAAATATTTTAAAAAAATTGCGAGATGAGAAAAAAACTGTAATTGTTGTTCATCATGATTTGCAGACAGTAAAGGATTATTTTGATTATGTGACATTTATAAATGTGTCTGTTATAGCTTCTGGACCTGTGGAAGAAATTTTTACTCCTGAAAATATTGAAAAAACATATAAGAGTAAAAAAGCAACTCAAAATAATGAAAATCTGTCTGAAATTGAAAAGGAGCGATAA
- a CDS encoding metal ABC transporter solute-binding protein, Zn/Mn family yields the protein MSKNNVLTKLNLVIAVCVAMMLLISCGKGGASSGKKIKVTTTTTMLTDLVKTIGGDKVEVTGLMGEGVDPHLYSASAGDIEKLGNADIIVYGGLHLEGKMTEIFEKLTSQNKNILNVGDKLDKSKIHLVDQNTPDPHVWFNTELWEKEAEAVEAELSKFDPKNSDYYKENLKKYKAELNELTTYVKTRISEIPEKSRVLVTAHDAFNYFGEQFGLEVKAIQGVSTDSETGTKNISDLANFIVQRNIKAIFVESSVPKKSIEALQEAVKARGKEVKIGGELYSDSLGDKAHNSETYIKTVKANADTIVNALK from the coding sequence ATGAGTAAAAACAACGTATTAACAAAATTAAACTTAGTAATCGCAGTATGTGTAGCAATGATGCTACTAATATCTTGTGGAAAAGGTGGAGCTTCATCAGGAAAAAAAATAAAAGTTACGACAACAACGACAATGCTTACTGACCTTGTAAAAACAATTGGTGGAGATAAAGTCGAAGTTACAGGACTTATGGGAGAAGGAGTAGATCCGCATTTGTATAGTGCTAGTGCAGGAGATATTGAAAAACTTGGAAATGCAGACATTATAGTGTATGGTGGATTACATCTGGAAGGTAAAATGACAGAAATTTTTGAAAAATTAACTTCTCAAAACAAAAATATACTAAATGTTGGGGACAAACTAGATAAAAGTAAAATTCATTTAGTTGACCAAAATACTCCTGATCCGCATGTATGGTTCAATACAGAATTATGGGAAAAAGAAGCTGAGGCAGTCGAAGCTGAATTAAGTAAATTTGATCCTAAAAATAGTGACTACTACAAAGAAAACTTGAAAAAATATAAAGCTGAACTAAATGAACTTACAACTTATGTAAAAACAAGAATAAGTGAAATTCCTGAAAAAAGCAGAGTTCTTGTAACAGCTCACGATGCATTTAACTACTTTGGAGAACAATTTGGACTAGAAGTAAAAGCAATACAAGGTGTTTCTACAGATTCTGAAACTGGTACAAAAAATATAAGCGACTTAGCCAATTTCATTGTTCAAAGAAATATAAAAGCAATATTTGTAGAATCTTCTGTTCCGAAAAAAAGTATAGAAGCATTGCAGGAAGCTGTAAAAGCTAGAGGAAAAGAAGTTAAAATAGGTGGAGAATTGTATTCAGATTCGCTAGGAGATAAAGCACATAACTCTGAAACTTATATTAAAACAGTTAAAGCAAACGCCGATACCATTGTAAATGCTTTAAAATAA